From Aspergillus chevalieri M1 DNA, chromosome 4, nearly complete sequence, a single genomic window includes:
- the mrpl4 gene encoding mitochondrial 54S ribosomal protein uL29m (BUSCO:EOG09264BWL;~COG:J;~EggNog:ENOG410PJ4W;~InterPro:IPR010729,IPR038340;~PFAM:PF06984;~go_component: GO:0005761 - mitochondrial ribosome [Evidence IEA];~go_function: GO:0003735 - structural constituent of ribosome [Evidence IEA];~go_process: GO:0006412 - translation [Evidence IEA]), which translates to MPRRFVTRLARQVGGLPLAELPPPYLAPSLHFSLIRSPVQSSNFSSTAVAAGHGRDLSKSRGVSAIHRSGPKFKLGVSKYPLPKPVSPESLERRHPTPDHGLWGFFPKGKEALSSPEYDTAHGRPWSIQELREKSWDDLHRLWWVCVKERNRIATSNLERQRLKAGYGEYESEERERVVRVTQKSIKHVLRERWYAWEDAQKLYKQGYRPQEDNQE; encoded by the exons ATGCCTCGTCGATTCGTCACACGGCTTGCTCGCCAGGTTGGGGGTCTTCCGCTGGCCGAATTGCCCCCTCCGTACCTTGCGCCGTCCCTCCATTTCTCACTCATCCGATCACCTGTCCAATCCTCCAACTTCTCGTCCACCGCGGTTGCCGCTGGCCATGGCCGGGATCTCAGCAAGTCCCGCGGTGTCTCTGCCATCCACCGAAGTGGTCCCAAATTCAAATTGGGCGTGTCGAAATACCCATTGCCGAAGCCTGTGTCTCCCGAGTCGTTGGAACGCCGTCACCCTACACCTGACCATGGACTGTGGGGTTTCTTCCCCAAGGGCAAAGAGGCATTGAGCTCGCCGGAATACGATACCGCCCATG GCCGGCCTTGGTCAATCCAGGAACTCCGCGAAAAGTCCTGGGATGATCTCCACAGACTCTGGTGGGTTTGTGTCAAGGAACGCAACCGCATAGCCACCTCCAACTTGGAGCGTCAGCGGTTGAAGGCCGGATACGGAGAATATGAATCGGAAGAACGGGAGCGAGTG gtCCGTGTCACTCAGAAATCTATTAAGCACGTTCTGCGGGAGCGATGGTACGCCTGGGAGGACGCACAGAAGCTTTACAAGCAGGGTTATCGACCCCAGGAGGACAACCAGGAATAA
- a CDS encoding uncharacterized protein (COG:D,K;~EggNog:ENOG410PJGM;~InterPro:IPR007282,IPR040168,IPR038635;~PFAM:PF04153;~go_component: GO:0030015 - CCR4-NOT core complex [Evidence IEA];~go_process: GO:0006355 - regulation of transcription, DNA-templated [Evidence IEA]) — translation MNRPGPGPQPMRGMSGFPAQQQAQARNATLASARLPNGKIGAGANWNFNLPVSGTPGLQGNQQRNFGAMGTFAQSLSGSQPATPLDLSEFPSLSGAPPSQTQNPSQMVWANASQRAAQTPVQRQQPPTTQPPSRTSQTPSHIPQQQNQPSHDDLFPSGMQFANRLDDFRGGGQGISGQLAGGQPQTGSIDEFPPLGRNVTADLGQDRRGSMMQNAGLGGYSSASVNGQETGRIMSPANMGTGSIGTSRSPVNQQSNGVIAQEKDDMANAMTPGQRTFTEQQQLQRQQQAISGDVQDPSVQSAEQPPLGQMSELDRFGLAGLLRMIHSESPDVASLAVGQDLMTLGLDLNQPEPLHTSFASPFVASMSSLPLEQDFSLPSCYNVANIQPLQSRIPSFSDESLFYIFYSMPRDIMQELAAEELMGRKWRYHKIERCWLTRDETYPGPVDVERGVSERGVYLIWDPTSWKKIRREFILRYEDLDNRLDPGRGIARTAGFPPGS, via the exons ATGAACAGACCAG GACCAGGTCCGCAGCCCATGAGAGGCATGTCTGGATTCCCCGCACAACAGCAAGCACAGGCTCGAAATGCGACCCTCGCCTCGGCGCGCCTGCCAAACGGAAAGATCG GAGCCGGAGCCAATTGGAACTTCAACTTGCCTGTGAGCGGTACACCTGGGTTACAAGGAAACCAGCAGCGCAACTTTGGTGCTATGGGGACATTTGCACAGAGCCTCAGTGGATCGCAGCCAGCCACGCCGCTCGATTTGTC GGAGTTTCCTTCACTGTCAGGTGCACCGCCGTCGCAGACCCAGAATCCGAGTCAAATGGTGTGGGCAAACGCCAGCCAACGCGCTGCGCAGACCCCCGTACAAAGACAACAGCCTCCTACTACTCAACCACCGTCACGCACATCTCAAACACCATCCCATATCCCCCAACAACAGAATCAACCTTCTCATGACGACCTATTTCCTTCCGGCATGCAGTTCGCCAACCGTTTGGATGACTTCCGCGGTGGTGGACAGGGCATTAGCGGTCAACTAGCGGGCGGACAACCCCAAACCGGCAGTATTGACGAGTTCCCACCCCTTGGACGCAACGTCACAGCGGACCTAGGTCAAGATCGCAGAGGCTCAATGATGCAGAATGCTGGGCTTGGGGGTTACAGCTCTG CATCAGTGAACGGTCAAGAAACCGGTAGAATAATGTCTCCTGCAAACATGGGAACTGGAA GTATTGGAACGTCGCGATCGCCGGTAAACCAGCAATCAAATGGTGTGATAGCTCAAGAGAAAGAT GATATGGCCAACGCTATGACGCCGGGGCAGCGCACCTTTACGGAACAACAGCAGTTACAGCGACAACAGCAAGCTATTTCTGGTGATGTGCAGGATCCTTCCGTTCAAAGTGCTGAACAGCCACCTCTGGGACAGATGAGTGAGCTCGATAGATTTGGACTCGCGGGCCTACTGAGGATGATTCATAGCGAGAGTCCAGACGTCGCGAGCCTTGCTGTGGGCCAGGATCTGATGACTTTGGGCTTAGATCTAAATCAACCTGA ACCTCTCCATACATCTTTTGCTTCGCCATTTGTCGCCTCAATGTCCTCATTGCCTTTGGAACAGGATTTTTCTCTACCCTCCTGTTACAACGTTGCCAATATCCAACCGCTTCAATCTCGTATCCCTAGTTTCAGCGATGAATCTCTCTTTTACATATTCTACAGCATGCCTCGTGACATCATGCAAGAACTCGCGGCGGAGGAATTGATGGGCCGCAAATGGAGATATCACAAGATCGAACGGTGTTGGCTGACCCGTGATGAGACGTATCCTGGTCCGGTTGATGTTGAGCGTGGCGTGAGCGAGCGTGGAGTCTACCTCATATGGGATCCTACCAGCTGGAAGAAGATTAGG CGTGAGTTCATTCTGCGATATGAGGATTTGGACAACAGACTTGACCCCGGCCGTGGCATTGCGCGCACAGCCGGATTCCCACCCGGTTCATGA
- a CDS encoding CUE domain-containing protein (COG:O;~EggNog:ENOG410PRQ0;~InterPro:IPR003892;~PFAM:PF02845;~TransMembrane:1 (o16-36i);~go_function: GO:0043130 - ubiquitin binding [Evidence IEA]): MSYEPLETMSEEEPSLNIPSLLTLAVVSFFVIRWFFKRDDEPGAGGSRTRARGHAVDPAQVEQISQMFPQLNTREIMWDLQRNGGSVAATTERILSGRGLEMPPPSFQPPIPTTTTATPPTTQPASSSRSAPKSDRQDLISRYNLNSRATNESSSEAPEPSSRGWSQSKEERQRMLQKRRDDMILAARKKMMQKDQQGAS, translated from the exons ATGTCTTACGAACCGCTCGAGACGATGTCTGAAGAGGAACCTTCTCTCAATATACCCTCTCTCCTGACCTTGGCCGTTGTGTCCTTTTTCGTGATCCGATGGTTCTTCAAACGCGACGATGAGCCCGGTGCCGGAGGCAGCCGTACTCGTGCGCGCGGACATGCCGTGGACCCAGCCCAGGTTGAACAAATATCGCAGATGTTTCCACAGCTGAATACTCGGGAAATAATGTGGGATTTGCAGCGGAATGGAGGCAGTGTCGCGGCGACTACGGAGAGGATCTTGAGTGGGCGAGGCTTGGAAATG CCCCCGCCATCTTTCCAACCACCGATTCCTACTACTACCACTGCTACTCCTCCCACGACACAGCCTGCATCGTCATCCAGAAGCGCTCCGAAATCGGACAGACAGGACCTGATTTCCCGCTACAATCTTAACTCAAGAGCTACGAATGAGAGCTCCTCAGAAGCACCCGAGCCATCGTCGAGAGGATGGTCGCAGAGTAAGGAAGAGCGTCAGCGCATGTTGCAGAAGCGGAGGGACGATATGATTCTGGCAGCGCGCAAGAAGATGATGCAGAAGGATCAGCAAGGTGCCTCATAA
- the psf2 gene encoding DNA replication protein PSF2 (BUSCO:EOG09264QRY;~COG:L;~EggNog:ENOG410PNE1;~InterPro:IPR036224,IPR021151,IPR007257;~PFAM:PF05916;~go_component: GO:0005634 - nucleus [Evidence IEA];~go_process: GO:0006260 - DNA replication [Evidence IEA]), whose translation MAFPLPRGITPPEIAFLAEMEQVTVVPRQRLEGLELLGGPVEPLLPPRRATLPLWLALLLKRQRRANIVPPSWLHPEALSLILEIETQHSDYQNAFSPPPPLPGQPSVRDRETQQTPVAVPQYTQDGERYYASPPFLPQNVARDYIPPGEPPSLPYHWLEVGNMLLDAASDDLVDPDQTRRLLKELREVRMAKFRAGTDVLDAAAIGGGGVALTGVGAMEIGEGRGFVTGVVDGLRKIGASKEQARREQMAEDMANGGYGATQDDDDDMEF comes from the exons ATGGCCTTCCCTCTCCCGCGGGGCATCACGCCCCCGGAGATCGCCTTTCTCGCTGAGATGGAACAAGTCACTGTAGTCCCTCGTCAGAGATTAGAAGGTCTGGAATTACTAGGG GGTCCCGTCGaacctctcctccctcctcgccGCGCTACCCTCCCATTATGGCTCGCCCTCCTCCTCAAACGCCAACGCCGCGCAAACATCGTCCCACCCTCCTGGCTCCACCCAGAAGCCCTATCTCTCATCCTTGAAATCGAAACACAACATAGCGATTACCAAAATGCCTTCTCCCCACCACCTCCACTACCTGGGCAACCAAGCGTCCGAGATCGAGAAACACAACAAACGCCAGTAGCCGTGCCGCAATATACACAAGACGGTGAGCGATATTACGCCTCCCCGCCGTTTCTTCCGCAGAATGTCGCGCGGGATTACATACCACCTGGGGAACCGCCGTCATTACCGTATCATTGGCTGGAGGTTGGGAATATGTTGTTGGATGCGGCGAGTGATGATTTGGTGGATCCGGATCAGACACGGCGGTTATTAAAAGAGTTGCGGGAAGTGCGCATGGCTAAGTTCCGGGCTGGTACGGATGTCCTTGATGCTGCTGCAatagggggaggaggggttgCATTAACAGGAGTGGGTGCAATGGAAATTGGGGAGGGAAGAGGCTTTGTCACGGGGGTGGTGGATGGGCTCAG GAAAATCGGAGCATCAAAGGAGCAAGCCCGGAGAGAACAGATGGCCGAGGACATGGCCAATGGTGGATATGGTGCTACCCaagacgatgacgacgacaTGGAGTTTTGA
- the SMC2 gene encoding condensin subunit SMC2 (COG:D;~EggNog:ENOG410PH55;~InterPro:IPR010935,IPR003395,IPR027417,IPR036277, IPR027120,IPR024704;~PFAM:PF13476,PF06470,PF02463;~go_component: GO:0005694 - chromosome [Evidence IEA];~go_function: GO:0005515 - protein binding [Evidence IEA];~go_function: GO:0005524 - ATP binding [Evidence IEA];~go_process: GO:0051276 - chromosome organization [Evidence IEA]), producing MRITEIVIDGFKSYAVRTVVSGWDESFNSITGLNGSGKSNILDAICFVLGITNMTTVRAQNLQDLIYKRGQAGVTKASVTIVFDNRDTAKSPIGFEEYATISVTRQIVLGGTSKYLINGHRAQQQTVQNLFQSVQLNINNPNFLIMQGRITKVLNMKAVEILSMIEEAAGTRMFEDRREKAGKTMGKKDLKLREIEGLLKEEIEPKLEKLRAEKRAFLDFQQTQNDLERLTRLVVSHDYIRGNERLRVAGEECENKRQKVQTLEDNASKLKNEIGHLEEDVKRVRTARDKELRKGGKFQGLEDEVKAHSHELVRLTTVFDLKNASIAEEKERQKHNKKTVNDLEKLLKEKKDVYDKLQAQYDTAKAELDAQTAEVEQKEELLQSLQTGVASKEGQESGYQGQLQDARNRASGAATEQEQAKLKIAHLEKRVKEEEPRAKKAKQQNSGLLEDLEGLKSQAKKLESELTKLGYEPGKEEQIYQEQGSLQKDIRELRGRADELKRRVANIDFNYTDPYPGFDRSKVKGLVAQLFTLDKEKIPAATALEICAGGRLYNVVVDNSETGTHLLQKGKLRKRVTIIPLNKISSFRASVEKIGAAQNLAPGKVDLALELIGYDEEVTAAMNYVFGNTLVCKDADTAKRVTFDPSVRMKSVTLDGDVYDPSGTLSGGSAPNSSGVLVTLQKLNEITREIRTKERHLASLEENMRREKKKLDATRALKQELDLKTHEIKLTEEQISNNSSSSIIQAVEEMRANIEQLKKDITNAKARHSEATKDIKRIEKDMSEFNDNKDSKLAELQASVDSLKKNLSKNSNAVKTLQKELQSSRLESEQVGSDLSAAEEQSAEVENTLKVQIEEIESMKREQARIKDAHDVAQAQLDDERAKLTGFDEELRELETAIQTKNSRITEEGLEMQKLGHQLEKLQKDQHVAAQAVAHMESEHEWIADEKDNFGRPNTVYDFKNQNIAECKSTLRNVTERFQGMKKKINPKVMNMIDSVEKKEAALKNMMKTVIRDKRKIEETIINLNEYKKEALHKTWVKVNADFGQIFSELLPGSFAKLDPPEGKDITDGLEVKVSLGKVWKQSLTELSGGQRSLIALSLIMALLQFKPAPMYILDEVDAALDLSHTQNIGRLIKTRFKGSQFIIVSLKDGMFQNANRIFRTRFSEGTSIVQALTPADMK from the exons ATGCGGATTACAGAAATTGTCATTGAC GGCTTCAAATCGTACGCCGTGCGTACAGTCGTCTCAGGATG GGACGAATCCTTCAACTCGATCACTGGCCTGAACGGCAGTGGTAAATCCAACATCCTCGATGCGATTTGCTTTGTCCTCGGTATTACGAACATGACCACGGTCCGGGCGCAGAATCTCCAAGATCTTATCTACAAACGTGGCCAAGCCGGTGTGACGAAGGCCAGTGTGACCATCGTCTTTGACAATCGCGATACCGCGAAATCCCCGATCGGTTTCGAGGAATACGCGACTATCTCAGTGACACGACAGATCGTTCTGGGCGGTACGAGCAAATATTTGATTAACGGTCATCGCGCGCAGCAGCAGACGGTGCAGAATCTCTTCCAGAGTGTTCAGCTGAACATCAACAACCCCAACTTCCTTATTATGCAAGGTCGAATCACGAAGGTTCTGAACATGAAGGCTGTTGAGATTCTTTCCATGATCGAAGAGGCAGCGGGTACGCGAATGTTCGAGGATAGGCGAGAGAAGGCGGGCAAGACAATGGGCAAAAAAGACCTGAAATTGCGCGAAATCGAGGGACTACTAAAGGAAGAAATCGAACCCAAACTCGAGAAACTCCGTGCCGAGAAGCGTGCTTTCCTCGATTTTCAACAGACCCAGAACGACCTGGAGCGGTTAACGAGGCTGGTTGTCTCCCACGACTACATCCGAGGCAACGAACGGTTACGGGTTGCTGGAGAGGAGTGCGAAAACAAAAGGCAAAAGGTCCAAACACTTGAGGATAATGCATCTAAACTGAAGAACGAGATCGGTCACCTGGAGGAGGATGTTAAGCGGGTGCGGACAGCTCGCGATAAAGAGTTGCGGAAAGGAGGTAAATTCCAGGGTCTTGAAGATGAGGTCAAGGCCCATTCGCATGAGCTAGTCCGACTGACGACTGTTTTCGACCTCAAGAATGCCAGCATTgcagaagagaaggaaaggcAGAAGCACAATAAAAAGACTGTAAACGACCTTGAGAAGCTtctcaaagaaaagaaggacgTCTATGATAAACTGCAAGCGCAATACGACACTGCGAAGGCGGAGCTCGACGCTCAGACCGCTGAGGTAGAGCAGAAAGAAGAATTGCTCCAGTCGTTACAGACTGGTGTCGCATCCAAGGAAGGTCAGGAAAGCGGGTATCAAGGACAATTGCAGGACGCCCGAAACCGTGCTAGCGGTGCCGCTACAGAGCAAGAGCAAGCCAAACTCAAAATTGCTCATCTGGAAAAGAGGGTCAAAGAAGAGGAGCCGCGCGCCAAAAAGGCAAAGCAACAAAACTCTGGTCTTTTGGAAGACCTAGAGGGACTGAAGTCGCAGGCCAAGAAACTGGAATCTGAGCTCACGAAGCTTGGGTATGAACCTGGTAAAGAAGAACAGATATACCAGGAACAAGGTAGCCTGCAGAAGGATATCCGTGAACTGCGCGGACGAGCCGATGAGCTCAAGAGAAGGGTGGCCAACATCGACTTCAACTACACAGACCCGTACCCCGGCTTTGACCGATCCAAAGTCAAGGGCCTAGTTGCTCAGCTCTTTACCCTGGACAAAGAGAAGATCCCCGCTGCGACAGCGCTGGAAATCTGCGCTGGAGGTCGCCTGTACAACGTTGTTGTTGATAACTCTGAAACCGGTACTCATTTGCTTCAGAAAGGGAAACTGCGCAAGCGAGTGACCATCATCCCGTTGAATAAGATCTCTTCTTTCAGGGCATCCGTGGAGAAGATTGGCGCAGCACAGAACCTTGCACCCGGCAAGGTTGATCTTGCCTTGGAGCTGATTGGGTACGATGAAGAGGTTACGGCCGCTATGAATTATGTGTTTGGCAACACGCTGGTTTGCAAGGATGCGGATACGGCAAAGCGAGTGACTTTCGATCCATCTGTGCGTATGAAGAGCGTTACTCTCGATGGTGATGTTTATGATCCATCGGGTACTTTGTCTGGAGGTAGCGCACCGAACTCGAGTGGAGTACTCGTCACCCTGCAAAAATTGAACGAAATCACCCGAGAAATCCGGACAAAGGAGCGTCACTTGGCGAGCTTGGAGGAGAATATGagaagggagaagaagaagctcgACGCTACGCGCGCGCTCAAGCAAGAATTAGACCTCAAGACCCACGAGATCAAGCTCACAGAAGAGCAAATTAGCAACAACTCGTCGTCTTCTATCATTCAGGCCGTTGAGGAAATGCGAGCGAACATCGAACAGTTGAAGAAGGACATTACCAACGCCAAGGCTCGACACAGCGAAGCGACCAAGGATATTAAACGAATCGAGAAGGATATGAGCGAATTTAATGACAATAAAGACAGCAAGCTCGCAGAATTGCAGGCTTCGGTCGATTCGCTTAAAAAAAATCTTTCTAAGAACTCCAACGCCGTCAAGACCTTGCAAAAGGAACTCCAGAGCTCGCGGTTGGAATCCGAGCAGGTTGGAAGCGACCTCTCAGCGGCTGAGGAACAGAGTGCAGAGGTCGAGAATACCCTCAAGGTCCAGATTGAAGAGATCGAGTCGATGAAGAGAGAACAAGCCCGTATAAAG GATGCCCACGATGTTGCTCAAGCTCAGCTCGATGACGAGAGAGCCAAGCTGACTGGCTTCGATGAAGAACTGCGGGAACTCGAGACAGCGATCCAGACCAAGAACTCCCGGATCACCGAAGAGGGTCTTGAAATGCAGAAACTTGGGCACCAGCTTGAGAAGTTGCAGAAAGACCAGCATGTTGCCGCTCAGGCCGTTGCTCATATGGAATCGGAACATGAGTGGATTGCTGATGAAAAGGACAATTTCGGACGCCCCAATACTGTTTACGACTTCAAGAACCAGAACATTGCGGAATGCAAGTCAACGCTGCGCAACGTTACCGAAAGATTCCAgggaatgaagaagaagatcaaTCCGAAGGTCATGAACATGATTGACAGCgttgagaagaaagaagctgcgttgaagaacatgatGAAGACCGTGATCCGCGACAAGCGTAAGATCGAAGAGACCATCATCAACCTGAACGAATATAAGAAGGAAGCTCTTCATAAGACTTGGGTTAAGGTCAATGCCGACTTTGGTCAGATTTTCTCGGAGCTTCTGCCCGGCAGCTTTGCGAAGCTGGATCCTCCTGAAGGCAAAGACATCACCGATGGTCTGGAAGTTAAAGTCAGTCTGGGTAAGGTGTGGAAGCAAAGTCTAACTGAACTGAGTGGTGGTCAACG ATCTCTGATCGCCCTCTCGCTGATCATGGCTCTCCTGCAATTCAAACCCGCTCCGATGTACATTCTGGACGAAGTCGATGCTGCGCTTGACCTGTCTCACACGCAGAACATCGGTCGTCTGATCAAGACCCGGTTCAAGGGATCGCAGTTCATCATCGTCTCTCTTAAGGATGGTATGTTCCAGAACGCGAACCGGATCTTCCGGACCAGGTTCAGTGAAGGAACGAGTATCGTCCAAGCGTTGACTCCTGCTGATATGAAGTAG
- the alg10 gene encoding dolichyl-P-Glc:Glc(2)Man(9)GlcNAc(2)-PP-dolichol alpha-1,2- glucosyltransferase (BUSCO:EOG0926300R;~CAZy:GT59;~COG:G;~EggNog:ENOG410PKSX;~InterPro:IPR016900;~PFAM:PF04922;~SECRETED:SignalP(1-34);~TransMembrane:9 (n17-28c34/35o71-88i137-164o184-209i273-293o317-338i358-377o408-431i517-537o584-603i);~go_function: GO:0106073 - dolichyl pyrophosphate Glc2Man9GlcNAc2 alpha-1,2-glucosyltransferase activity [Evidence IEA];~go_process: GO:0006488 - dolichol-linked oligosaccharide biosynthetic process [Evidence IEA]), protein MSATLPESDLSRAARYAVPFALLLIPLWKTRVSAAVPEPYLDEAFHVPQAQAYWAHQWTHWDPKITTPPGLYLWSYLICAAMLALRGSPTELDADVLRTTNVAATAVLLPWRLQSVLDLLRNDRKSRPAGARLSHTVLNICLFPPLFFFSGLYYTDVLALVVVVEAYNWQLKRATVSGSAPLQSLMFLVFGLVALVFRQTNIFWVSVFLGGLQVLRTLRLSTNRCNSSGMSEIAKKGFQNELYDPLVSDASITDYFKTTVSLSTTALNNLPRVLVSVVPHMLILAAFGAFVLWNNGVVLGHKEFHIAGLHFPQMLYIWPYFLFFSWPILVIPVANLVLPKNFLPKLLDHGFPKKQRGLPSLLALFAVVPFMLAAIHYNTIVHPFTLADNRHYVFYAFRILRYHPAIKYGAVVIYFLGAWAVISAFGFTTIAPAPRLMPMQPQPQQPQAPAPTKPVTRKEKREQQKEADKKAKVGRKPVAPKQATPPEQKDPVSPEVMARIQAHIATRQKQQLEPTRVSFVIIWLAATALSLVTAPLVEPRYFIIPWVMWRLHLPPQPIPAVHRLNRPEEEKEIVRAQVAAYSPLFLETLWFLAVNVVTGYVFLYKGFEWPQEPGIIQRFLW, encoded by the exons ATGAGTGCCACTCTGCCTGAATCGGATCTGTCTCGAGCCGCCCGGTATGCGGTTCCTTTCGCTTTGTTGCTGATTCCCTTGTGGAAGACCCGGGTCAGCGCAGCCGTTCCGGAGCCTTATCTCGACGAAGCTTTCCATGTTCCCCAGGCGCAGGCATACTGGGCGCATCAATGGACGCATTGGGACCCCAAAATTACAACTCCTCCGGGACTGTACCTCTGGTCGTATCTGATTTGCGCCGCCATGCTTGCTCTCCGCGGCTCTCCGACGGAACTCGACGCGGATGTCTTGCGCACCACGAATGTCGCAGCAACAGCTGTTCTATTGCCTTGGAGACTTCAATCTGTACTGGATCTTTTGAGGAATGACCGCAAATCTCGCCCAGCGGGTGCACGGTTGAGTCATACTGTGTTGAACATCTGTCTCTTCCCCcctctgttcttcttctcgggaCTCTACTATACCGATGTCCTTGCCCTTGTGGTAGTGGTCGAGGCGTACAATTGGCAGCTTAAGCGTGCCACTGTGAGCGGATCTGCCCCTCTTCAGTCTCTTATGTTCCTTGTCTTCGGACTGGTTGCCCTTGTTTTTAGACAGACCAATATCTTTTGGGTCTCCGTGTTTCTTGGTGGATTGCAGGTGCTCCGAACGCTACGTCTGTCCACTAACCGGTGTAACTCCTCTGGAATGAGTGAAATTGCGAAGAAGGGATTTCAGAATGAGCTATATGACCCGCTTGTGTCCGATGCTTCTATTACAG ACTACTTCAAGACCACCGTGTCTCTTTCCACGACTGCACTGAACAATCTTCCCCGAGTACTTGTCTCTGTAGTTCCTCACATGCTCATTCTGGCAGCTTTTGGTGCGTTCGTTCTATGGAATAATGGCGTCGTTTTGG GACACAAGGAGTTTCATATTGCGGGCCTTCATTTCCCCCAGATGCTCTACATCTGGCCTTACTTCCTGTTCTTTTCATGGCCCATTCTCGTCATCCCCGTTGCCAATCTAGTCCTTCCAAAGAACTTTCTGCCAAAGCTCTTGGATCACGGCTTCCCTAAGAAACAGAGGGGACTTCCGTCATTATTGGCTCTTTTTGCGGTCGTTCCATTTATGCTGGCTGCAATTCACTACAACACCATTGTCCATCCCTTCACCCTGGCTGACAACCGTCACTATGTTTTCTACGCCTTCCGAATCCTCCGGTATCACCCTGCCATCAAATATGGAGCTGTCGTTATCTATTTTTTGGGTGCTTGGGCGGTTATTTCTGCGTTCGGCTTCACCACAATTGCACCAGCACCTCGATTGATGCCCATGCAGCCGCAGCCCCAACAACCGCAGGCCCCGGCTCCCACGAAACCAGTTacgaggaaagaaaagagagaacaaCAAAAGGAAGCAGACAAGAAGGCAAAAGTTGGCCGTAAACCAGTAGCCCCGAAACAGGCTACTCCACCTGAGCAAAAGGATCCTGTCTCGCCCGAAGTCATGGCAAGGATCCAGGCACACATCGCCACGCGTCAGAAGCAGCAGCTAGAACCGACCCGCGTCAGCTTTGTGATTATTTGGCTTGCTGCGACGGCTCTTTCATTGGTCACTGCGCCTCTCGTCGAGCCCCGTTACTTTATCATCCCGTGGGTTATGTGGAGATTGCATTTACCTCCGCAGCCAATTCCGGCTGTCCACCGTCTAAACCGGccagaggaagaaaaggagattGTTCGTGCGCAGGTGGCTGCTTATTCTCCTCTGTTCTTGGAGACCCTGTGGTTCTTGGCTGTTAATGTTGTGACGGGATATGTGTTCCTGTACAAGGGTTTTGAGTGGCCACAGGAACCGGGAATAATTCAGAGATTCTTGTGGTGA